The following are encoded together in the Ranitomeya imitator isolate aRanImi1 chromosome 4, aRanImi1.pri, whole genome shotgun sequence genome:
- the RBM17 gene encoding splicing factor 45: MSLYDDLGVETSDSKTEGWSKNFKLLQSQLQVKKAALTQAKTQRTKQSTVLAPVIDLKRGGTDDRQVIDTPPHVAAGMKDPVPGAFSTGDALVPLADEYDPMYPNEFDKVVKRQREERQRQREMERQKEIEEREKRRKDRHEASGFSRRPDPESDEEEDFDRERRKRVMVGAAIAPPTSLVEKDRESIVPSYDEEPRPRPPIPKAAIPPPIYDEPERPRSPPGPSNSFIANMGGTVAHKIMQKYGFREGQGLGKHEQGLSTALSVEKTSKRGGKIIIGDVADKVDASKKSDPNPLTEMLKCPTKVVLLRNMVGSGEVDEDLEGETKEECEKYGKVGKCVIFEIPGAPDDEAVRIFLEFERVESAIKAVVDLNGRYFGGRIVKASFYNLDKFRTLDLGE; encoded by the exons ATGTCTTTGTACGATGATCTAGGTGTGGAGACAAGCGATTCCAAAACAGAAGGATGGTCGAAGAACTTCAAGCTTTTGCAGTCGCAGCTGCAGGTTAAGAAGGCTGCTCTGACACAAGCAAAG ACTCAGAGGACAAAGCAGAGCACAGTTCTCGCCCCTGTAATTGATCTCAAACGAGGGGGCACAGATGATCGGCAGGTCATTGATACCCCACCTCACGTGGCAGCTGGGATGAAG GACCCTGTACCTGGCGCCTTTTCTACAGGAGATGCCTTGGTTCCATTAGCTGATGAGTATGATCCCATGTACCCTAATGAATTTGATAAAGTGGTTAAACGTCAGAGAGAGGAACGGCAACGTCAGCGCGAGATGGAAAGGCAGAAAGAAATAGAAGAGCGAGAAAA ACGAAGAAAAGACAGACATGAAGCCAGTGGGTTTTCCCGTAGACCTGATCCGGAATCTGACGAAGAGGAAGACTTTGACAGAGAACGGCGTAAAAGAG TCATGGTAGGAGCAGCTATTGCACCACCTACGTCACTTGTAGAAAAGGACCGAGAAT CCATTGTGCCATCCTATGATGAAGAGCCAAGGCCCCGTCCACCTATACCTAAAGCAGCCATTCCACCTCCTATATATGATGAGCCAGAAAGACCGCGGTCACCACCTGGGCCCAGCAATTCATTCATTGCAAACATGgg TGGAACTGTGGCTCATAAAATCATGCAGAAATATGGCTTCCGGGAAGGACAGGGTCTGGGAAAGCATGAGCAGGGGCTAAGTACAGCCTTATCTGTAGAGAAAACcagcaaaagaggaggcaaaatcaTCATTGGTGATGTGGCTGATAAAG TTGATGCATCTAAAAAGTCCGATCCAAACCCTCTGACAGAAATGCTCAAGTGTCCTACCAAAGTGGTTTTATTACGG AATATGGTGGGTTCAGGGGAAGTGGATGAAGATCTGGAGGGCGAAACAAAAGAAGAATGTGAGAAATATGGCAAAGTTGGAAAATGTGTCATTTTTGAG ATCCCCGGTGCTCCAGACGATGAGGCAGTGAGGATATTTTTGGAATTTGAGCGAGTGGAATCGGCTATAAAAG CTGTGGTGGACCTCAACGGGAGATATTTTGGAGGTCGAATAGTGAAGGCTTCCTTCTACAACCTGGACAAATTCAGAACTCTGGACCTTGGAGAATAA